Proteins encoded in a region of the Carassius gibelio isolate Cgi1373 ecotype wild population from Czech Republic chromosome B5, carGib1.2-hapl.c, whole genome shotgun sequence genome:
- the hint2 gene encoding histidine triad nucleotide-binding protein 2, mitochondrial, with amino-acid sequence MTARSILLTRQLLPLGLHLRRVIPVKTFCSSTRDEVLLAQEASKKYGKHEPTIFSKIIDKTIPAVIIYEDDKCLAFRDVNPQAPVHFLVIPRIPIPRISEAHEDDASLLGHLLMVAKNIAKREGLDEGYRVVINDGKNGAQSVYHLHIHVLGGRQMRWPPG; translated from the exons ATGACAGCTCGCAGTATTTTACTAACCCGGCAGCTTTTGCCTCTTGGACTTCATTTACGGCGTGTCATACCTGTGAAG ACCTTTTGCTCTTCCACACGCGACGAGGTTCTCTTGGCTCAGGAAGCCAGCAAGAAATACGGAAAACATGAACCCactatattttctaaaataattgaCAAAACTATCCCTGCAGTTATCATTTATGAGGATGACAAG TGTCTAGCTTTCAGAGATGTTAATCCCCAGGCTCCTGTGCATTTCCTGGTTATTCCAAGGATCCCCATTCCCAGGATCAGTGAAGCACACGAGGATGATGCATCG CTCCTGGGTCATCTTTTGATGGTGGCCAAAAACATAGCAAAGAGAGAAGGACTGGATGAAGGATACAGAGTGG TCATTAATGATGGAAAAAATGGGGCACAGTCCGTGTATCACCTTCACATTCATGTTCTCGGAGGACGGCAAATGAGATGGCCTCCTGGATAG
- the mrps30 gene encoding 39S ribosomal protein S30, mitochondrial, translating to MASCSRLPLHPFLCSVSVRLACNRNVQVEASTAKNLYPPILPSRTAKSKSAKRRVVTELFEQLRPCTAQEKIRALTRVQRKKYVIYPQTFALNADRWYQHYTKTAFLNGLPEKYDPAPAVDESVLSEARAVVCSSILQQHWHAMKGRTFTQKEQEQLVSPFLRNAVCGLKNLLAKENPVLSLSSLDFDPQVSYYWLRGERTIPEGHRRGRVEPMRFQIEDKPHSQIRIPQQLPQFVPLEAEISAEVPIITLAPDLLPLFRRQYDNNIFIGAKLEDPCCYGHTQFHVVPERFRRDKMSKRGLSDQVELSLRASAIASLFAWTGAQAMYQGFWSEEDVSRPFVSQAVITDGQFFSFFCYQLNTLALSPRADCNNSRKNVCWGTESMQLYERITDGDIVGLNDTVLRLLLQFLLNNAQC from the exons ATGGCGTCCTGCAGCAGGTTGCCCTTGCATCCTTTCCTCTGCAGTGTGTCAGTACGCCTCGCCTGTAACAGAAATGTCCAGGTTGAGGCTTCCACAGCAAAGAATTTATATCCACCCATTCTCCCCTCCCGCACCGCGAAAAGTAAATCGGCGAAGCGGCGCGTGGTCACGGAGCTTTTCGAGCAGCTGCGCCCCTGCACGGCGCAGGAGAAGATCCGAGCGCTCACTCGCGTTCAGCGCAAGAAGTACGTGATTTACCCACAAACATTTGCTCTCAACGCAGACAGATGGTATCAGCACTATACCAAAACGGCGTTTCTCAACGGCCTGCCCGAGAAGTATGACCCTGCACCGGCGGTAGATGAGTCCGTTCTGTCTGAGGCGCGAGCTGTAGTCTGCAGCTCCATCCTTCAACAACACTGGCACGCGATGAAAGGGAGGACTTTCACCCAGAAAGAGCAAGAGCAGCTCGTCTCTCCGTTTCTGAGGAACGCGGTGTGTGGTCTGAAAAACCTCCTGGCCAAAGAAAACCCCGTGCTGAGTCTTTCAAGTTTAG ATTTTGACCCTCAGGTCAGCTATTACTGGTTGCGGGGAGAAAGGACTATTCCAGAGGGCCACAGGAGAGGACGGGTCGAGCCCATGAGGTTTCAGATTGAGGACAAACCTCACAGTCAGATCAGGATCCCACAGCAGCTTCCCCAG TTTGTTCCTCTTGAGGCAGAAATCTCTGCTGAAGTTCCCATTATCACTTTGGCTCCCGACCTGCTGCCCTTGTTCAGGAGACAGTATGACAATAACATCTTCATAG GTGCCAAACTGGAAGATCCATGCTGCTACGGTCACACACAGTTTCACGTGGTCCCTGAGCGGTTCCGCAGGGACAAAATGAGCAAGAGAGGGCTATCTGATCAGGTGGAGTTGTCCCTGAGGGCCAGCGCTATTGCCAGCCTGTTTGCATGGACAGGGGCCCAAGCTATGTATCAAG GCTTTTGGAGTGAAGAGGATGTGAGCAGGCCGTTTGTGTCTCAGGCTGTCATCACAGACGGGCAGTTCTTCTCGTTTTTCTGCTATCAGCTCAATACTCTGGCTTTGAGTCCAAGGGCTGACTGCAATAACAGCAGGAAGAACGTGTGCTGGGGCACAGAAAGCATGCAGCTGTATGAGAGAATCACAGACGGAGACATAGTGGGCTTGAACGATACTGTTCTTAGGCTGTTGCTGCAGTTTTTACTGAACAATGCACAGTGTTGA